In Jaculus jaculus isolate mJacJac1 chromosome 11, mJacJac1.mat.Y.cur, whole genome shotgun sequence, the following proteins share a genomic window:
- the Prr35 gene encoding proline-rich protein 35 translates to MSREAGSCRMGTGARVRSRKPKKPHYIPRPWGKPYNYKCFQCPFTCLEKSHLYNHMKYSLCKDSLSLLLDSPDWACRRAAPSPRPRVPTPDHSMALSDPGSQPTMPDLIIADSRSQRHCSGGPKPGPEGSPRPLPPLAKAIRKGSDPSGLLAESWKPGLGGSMRSGALGATALAGSDSNVPCYPPPAQSEFPEAQSLHLSLLGINYPLGPGLFSYLGPSLAAAAHMPFLASASPLLPPAAFPAPQAPERPTLAPRLYYPLLLEHSLGLPAGRAAPAKPSVTPKGPPGALAPGLLKVPIPGLGGPWPHGTLTDPRQEGELEQAAQSNPQGRLQKAPSSLAKFDSQRSLPTSSSLMLWPEGEEPGDPTAPGPEVSLPHQARGPVLGSPDPVGEDLTQALGDYAKVEQCLGQLVPPGGLASRPLREQLGKIRRELFTIHQALARAAQPPDTPLDLSIKRVPTKGSEAPAGSWGLSEPSSMLVGGISEPPSMLGPAMLGPFSSHTTKCEADSSVPPPGVSLQAPEDPVPSGSGWGTCLGIGSSQTPKDIPALQSPPGAKVCSQPP, encoded by the exons ATGTCTCGAGAGGCAGGCTCATGCCGAATGGGCACTGGGGCAAGAGTGCGGTCACGGAAGCCCAAGAAGCCACACTACATCCCGAGGCCCTGGGGCAAACCCTACAACTACAAGTGCTTCCAGTGCCCCTTCACCTGCCTAGAGAAATCACACCTCTACAATCACATGAAGTACAGCCTCTGCAAAGATTCCCTCTCGCTGCTGCTGGACTCACCTGACTGGGCATGCCGCCGAGCAGCCCCTTCTCCCAGGCCCCGGGTGCCCACCCCTGACCACTCCATGGCCCTTTCAGACCCTGGCAGCCAGCCCACCATGCCCGACCTCATCATTGCTGACAGCCGCTCCCAGCGCCACTGTAGTGGGGGCCCCAAACCCGGGCCTGAGGGCTCCCCAAGACCACTGCCTCCACTGGCTAAAGCCATCCGGAAAGGTTCTGACCCCAGTGGGCTCCTGGCAGAGTCATGGAAGCCAGGACTAGGTGGCAGCATGAGGAGTGGGGCTCTGGGAGCCACGGCTTTGGCAGGCTCTGACAGCAATGTCCCCTGCTACCCACCACCTGCCCAGAGTGAGTTTCCTGAGGCTCAGAGCCTCCACCTGTCACTTCTGGGGATCAACTATCCTCTGGGGCCAGGTCTCTTCTCTTACCTTGGGCCCTCACTGGCTGCTGCAGCCCACATgcccttcctggcctctgctagtcCCTTGCTGCCCCCTGCAGCTTTCCCAGCCCCACAGGCCCCTGAGCGCCCAACCCTGGCCCCCCGCCTTTACTACCCACTGCTCTTGGAGCACAGCCTGGGGCTACCAGCAGGCAGGGCTGCCCCTGCCAAGCCCTCTGTAACCCCCAAGGGGCCTCCTGGGGCTCTAGCTCCTGGGTTGCTGAAGGTGCCTATCCCAGGGCTGGGGGGACCTTGGCCCCATGGAACTCTCACGGACCCAAGGCAAGAGGGAGAGTTGGAACAGGCTGCTCAGAGCAATCCCCAGGGGAGGCTGCAGAAGGCTCCCTCGAGCCTGGCAAAGTTTGACTCTCAGAGAAG CCTGCCGACCAGTTCCTCCCTGATGCTCTGGCCTGAGGGTGAAGAACCAGGTGACCCTACGGCCCCAGGCCCTGAGGTGTCCCTTCCTCACCAAGCACGAGGACCAGTGCTGGGAAGTCCGGACCCTGTGGGAGAGGACCTGACCCAGGCTCTCGGTGACTATGCCAAGGTGGAGCAGTGCCTGGGGCAGCTGGTGCCGCCTGGGGGCCTAGCCTCCAGACCTCTACGGGAGCAGTTAGGCAAGATCCGCCGTGAGCTATTCACCATCCACCAGGCTCTGGCACGGGCAGCACAGCCTCCAGACACACCCCTTGACCTCTCTATAAAGCGGGTGCCCACCAAGGGGTCTGAGGCACCTGCAGGGTCCTGGGGGTTGTCTGAGCCAAGCTCTATGCTGGTAGGGGGGATCTCTGAGCCCCCCAGTATGCTGGGTCCTGCAATGCTTGGGCCCTTCTCCAGCCATACTACCAAGTGTGAAGCTGACTCCAGTGTCCCACCCCCTGGCgtctctctccaggccccagaggACCCTGTCCCCTCTGGTAGTGGCTGGGGCACTTGTCTTGGGATTGGGAGCTCTCAGACCCCTAAGGATATCCCTGCCCTGCAGAGCCCCCCAGGTGCTAAGGTCTGTTCACAACCCCCTTAG
- the Nhlrc4 gene encoding NHL-repeat-containing protein 4, with amino-acid sequence MLGPSWEPLALASMLGLEGPCWVGPGPDGGLAVSEEFGDVKLFGSAHQPLGSLGTLTEHTFVHPAGVCFDSEGSVIVADRQRREVTLFPQVGPPISLLLEGLEQPMGLACAPWGQLVVADAGDNSIKVYQYLREMA; translated from the coding sequence ATGTTGGGTCCCTCCTGGGAGCCCCTGGCTCTAGCCTCCATGTTGGGTCTGGAGGGCCCCTGCTGGGTGGGCCCAGGGCCAGATGGAGGCCTTGCTGTGAGTGAAGAATTTGGAGATGTGAAGTTGTTTGGCAGTGCCCACCAGCCCCTGGGCTCCCTGGGCACTCTGACGGAACATACCTTTGTCCATCCAGCAGGTGTGTGCTTTGACTCAGAAGGCAGTGTAATTGTGGCTGACAGGCAGAGACGTGAGGTGACCCTGTTTCCTCAAGTTGGACCACCCATCTCCCTGCTGCTGGAGGGGCTAGAGCAACCAATGGGGCTGGCCTGTGCCCCCTGGGGCCAGCTGGTGGTAGCAGATGCTGGGGACAACAGCATTAAGGTATATCAGTATCTTAGGGAGATGGCCTGA